One stretch of Microvirga lotononidis DNA includes these proteins:
- a CDS encoding TIGR03118 family protein, protein MNAYSYDPLGSGSQSAQRPGQQENSYTQTNLVSDGFLPAAHTDPNLINPWGVASSGTGPFWVSDNGTGVATVYDGKGLPISIGGHLSITIAAPPGQTDPSAPTGQVFNSTHKGFTISSNGHTASANFLFATEDGTISGWNPNVDSASSVIAVDKSASGAVFKGLAIGTTRGHTYLYASDFHNGVVDVFNNHFQQVKHFTDANLPDGYAPFNVQALNGHLFVTFALQDAAKKDDVAGPGHGYVDEFDFSGHLLHRVASQGPLDSPWGLAIAPSGFGKFSHDLLVGNFGDGRINAYDPHDFHFLGTVDGPSGNQVVIGDLWALVPGNRGPNSDPHSIYFTAGVQDEAHGLFGTLTAAPTQTHHHAGGTDLLV, encoded by the coding sequence ATGAATGCCTATTCCTACGATCCGCTCGGATCGGGTTCTCAATCCGCTCAACGTCCTGGGCAGCAGGAAAATTCCTATACCCAGACAAATCTTGTATCTGACGGTTTCTTGCCTGCTGCGCACACCGATCCGAATTTGATTAATCCATGGGGTGTTGCCAGCAGCGGAACCGGTCCATTCTGGGTTTCCGACAACGGGACCGGGGTCGCCACTGTCTACGATGGCAAGGGATTGCCGATCTCGATCGGTGGTCACCTATCGATTACGATTGCCGCACCTCCCGGGCAAACGGATCCATCTGCACCGACGGGCCAAGTCTTCAATTCCACGCACAAAGGATTCACCATCTCCAGCAACGGGCACACCGCGTCAGCCAATTTCCTGTTCGCGACGGAAGATGGGACCATCTCTGGATGGAACCCAAACGTAGATAGCGCCAGCTCCGTAATTGCCGTCGACAAGTCTGCATCCGGGGCTGTATTCAAGGGCTTGGCGATCGGAACAACCCGTGGCCATACATATCTGTATGCATCGGATTTTCATAATGGAGTCGTTGACGTCTTCAATAACCATTTTCAGCAGGTGAAGCACTTCACCGATGCGAACCTGCCGGATGGTTATGCGCCGTTCAACGTGCAGGCGCTCAACGGTCATTTGTTCGTGACTTTCGCTCTCCAGGATGCGGCCAAGAAGGACGACGTCGCCGGCCCGGGTCATGGTTATGTCGACGAGTTCGATTTCTCCGGACATCTTCTTCACAGGGTCGCCTCGCAGGGACCTCTCGACTCTCCCTGGGGCTTAGCCATCGCTCCTTCCGGGTTCGGAAAGTTCTCCCATGACCTTTTGGTTGGAAACTTCGGAGACGGGAGGATCAATGCCTATGATCCTCACGATTTCCATTTCCTCGGCACCGTGGACGGCCCCAGCGGCAATCAGGTCGTGATCGGCGATCTCTGGGCGCTTGTGCCCGGAAACCGCGGTCCGAACAGTGATCCGCACAGCATCTATTTCACCGCAGGCGTGCAGGACGAAGCGCATGGCCTGTTCGGGACGCTTACGGCTGCTCCCACGCAGACGCATCACCATGCAGGTGGAACGGATTTGCTAGTATGA
- the acnA gene encoding aconitate hydratase AcnA, whose product MTQTADMTITGRCYRIVDLPASAGSDLDRLPHILRIMLENALRTAGDDAPRAKAAILNWLDNGRSQEEIPFLPGRVMMHDTTCGPALVDIAGMRASLAEAGYDPRRLNPVLPVDVSTDHSLGVDVFGSPDALRRNMEREYGRNAERYRFMKWATRTLDQFRVHPPGTGIMHTLNLERLATVVTIVEQDGVSWVVPDTLIGTDSHTPMINGIGVLGWGVGGLEAESVFFGMPAMIRVPDIVGVRLTGRLRQGVLATDLALTVTERLRRIDLADRFVEFFGEGVSTLSAGDRAVIANMTPEFGANSGFFPIDDQTLRYLRETGRSAEHVRLVEEYARRQGLWFDPEAAPRFTDTIEIALGEVEVSLAGPRRPQDRIPAGRTVEALAPMLASRPASEATEQPGNGSVAIAAITSCTNTSDPRLLVAAGLLARKARAFGLAPPAWVKTSLAPGSPTAERYLRRAGLLEDLEAVGFGIVGYGCTTCIGNSGPLPAMIEQAMAERGILPVAVLSGNRNFPGRVHPQLEAGFLASPPLVVAFALAGDVNRDILADPIGITPSGRAIRLADLWPTGDEVDAALALAMNADDYGPSYDEAEASQTWRMLDAPATPLFPWDPSSTYIRRPPFASFGKGTLLGTYAAHPLLVLGDDITTDHISPAGQIPQTGEAAEYLVERGENRRDLNVFASRRGNWEAMIRGLFTNKNVRNLLDAQIAPGFTIHAGSGEHLPLFRAAERYASEGASVVVVAGERYGMGSSRDWAAKGVALLGARAVLASSFERIHRSNLIGMGVLPLRLPGDRHPTQLHLRPGDSIVIDADPAGISPRCPVPVTIRRASGEDETFVAVAAIETRLEIEILRSGGIIPLILHRVTNAEATSRETRDPEFTEAGERIRRAVSPTTGR is encoded by the coding sequence ATGACCCAAACCGCCGACATGACGATCACCGGACGCTGCTACCGCATCGTCGACCTTCCTGCGTCGGCGGGCAGCGACCTCGACCGGCTGCCGCACATCCTGCGCATCATGCTTGAGAATGCCCTGCGCACCGCAGGGGACGATGCCCCGCGGGCGAAAGCTGCGATCCTGAATTGGCTGGACAATGGGCGCAGCCAGGAAGAGATCCCCTTCCTGCCCGGCCGCGTCATGATGCACGATACCACCTGCGGCCCAGCCCTGGTGGACATCGCGGGCATGCGCGCCTCGCTTGCGGAGGCGGGCTACGATCCGCGCCGGCTCAATCCCGTCCTGCCTGTGGACGTGTCCACCGACCATTCTCTTGGAGTCGACGTGTTCGGCTCGCCCGATGCCCTGCGCCGCAACATGGAGCGCGAGTACGGACGCAACGCCGAGCGTTACCGCTTCATGAAATGGGCCACGCGGACCCTTGACCAGTTCCGCGTCCATCCGCCCGGCACCGGCATCATGCACACGCTCAACCTCGAGCGCCTGGCGACCGTGGTGACCATTGTCGAACAGGACGGCGTGTCCTGGGTCGTTCCCGACACCCTGATCGGTACCGACAGCCACACGCCCATGATCAACGGCATCGGCGTGCTCGGTTGGGGCGTAGGCGGCCTCGAGGCGGAGAGCGTCTTCTTCGGCATGCCGGCAATGATCCGCGTGCCCGATATCGTCGGCGTGCGTCTGACCGGGCGCCTGCGCCAAGGCGTTCTGGCAACCGACCTTGCGCTCACAGTCACCGAACGCCTGCGGCGCATCGATCTCGCAGACCGCTTCGTCGAGTTCTTCGGCGAGGGCGTCTCGACGCTGTCCGCCGGGGACCGCGCGGTCATCGCCAACATGACGCCGGAGTTCGGCGCCAATTCCGGCTTCTTCCCCATCGACGACCAAACTCTGCGCTATCTTCGGGAAACGGGCCGCTCCGCGGAGCATGTGCGCCTTGTCGAGGAATACGCCAGGCGCCAGGGCCTCTGGTTCGACCCTGAAGCTGCGCCCCGCTTCACGGATACAATCGAGATCGCTCTCGGCGAGGTCGAGGTCAGCCTCGCAGGTCCACGCCGTCCGCAGGATCGCATCCCGGCGGGCAGAACCGTCGAGGCCCTTGCGCCGATGCTGGCGTCACGTCCCGCCTCTGAAGCCACCGAACAGCCCGGCAACGGCTCCGTGGCCATCGCGGCGATCACGAGCTGCACCAACACGTCCGATCCGAGGCTTCTGGTCGCGGCGGGCCTCCTCGCCCGAAAGGCGCGCGCCTTCGGCCTCGCCCCGCCGGCATGGGTAAAGACCTCACTCGCACCCGGCTCGCCGACGGCCGAGCGTTACCTGCGTCGCGCGGGCCTGCTGGAGGACCTGGAGGCGGTCGGCTTCGGCATCGTGGGTTATGGCTGCACCACCTGCATCGGCAACTCCGGCCCTCTGCCCGCAATGATCGAGCAGGCCATGGCGGAGCGCGGCATCCTTCCCGTGGCCGTGCTGTCCGGCAACCGCAACTTTCCGGGCCGCGTGCATCCGCAGCTCGAGGCCGGCTTCCTGGCCTCTCCGCCGCTCGTGGTGGCCTTCGCGCTCGCAGGCGACGTCAATCGCGACATCCTCGCCGATCCAATCGGCATTACTCCATCGGGCCGCGCGATCCGGCTCGCCGATCTCTGGCCGACCGGCGACGAGGTCGATGCGGCTCTCGCTCTGGCCATGAATGCGGACGATTACGGCCCCTCCTACGATGAGGCGGAAGCCAGCCAGACGTGGAGGATGCTCGATGCCCCCGCGACGCCCCTGTTCCCGTGGGATCCAAGCTCGACCTATATCCGTCGGCCGCCCTTCGCGAGCTTCGGCAAGGGCACGCTGCTCGGCACCTATGCAGCCCACCCACTGCTCGTTCTGGGCGATGACATCACGACCGACCACATCTCCCCGGCCGGGCAAATCCCGCAGACCGGCGAGGCCGCCGAGTACTTGGTCGAGCGCGGTGAGAACCGCCGTGACCTGAATGTCTTCGCGTCGCGCCGCGGCAACTGGGAGGCCATGATCCGTGGCCTGTTCACCAACAAGAATGTTCGTAATCTGCTCGATGCGCAGATTGCGCCGGGCTTCACGATCCATGCGGGCTCGGGAGAGCATCTGCCGCTCTTCCGTGCAGCCGAGCGATACGCGAGCGAGGGCGCTTCGGTCGTGGTGGTGGCGGGCGAGCGATACGGCATGGGTTCGTCCCGCGATTGGGCGGCCAAGGGGGTTGCCCTGCTCGGCGCCCGCGCCGTTCTGGCGTCGAGCTTCGAACGGATCCATCGCTCGAACCTGATCGGCATGGGGGTCCTGCCTTTGCGTCTTCCGGGCGATCGGCACCCGACCCAACTTCATCTCCGTCCGGGCGACAGCATCGTGATCGATGCCGATCCCGCGGGGATCAGCCCGCGCTGCCCGGTGCCCGTCACGATCCGCCGGGCCTCGGGTGAGGATGAGACCTTCGTCGCCGTCGCGGCCATCGAGACCAGACTCGAAATCGAGATCCTGCGCAGCGGCGGCATCATTCCCCTCATCCTTCATCGCGTCACCAACGCGGAGGCCACAAGCCGCGAGACGCGGGATCCGGAATTCACCGAAGCCGGTGAAAGAATACGGCGAGCGGTATCGCCGACTACCGGACGCTGA
- a CDS encoding GntR family transcriptional regulator — translation MSRPSLSPQMTVRIIEHIRENNLARGHHLPTQTLADALRVSRAPIAAALKRLEELKIVRSEPYRGYFLAKDASELSKEDSPSLSDQEPEDEVYFQIAEDRLSRKLADRISENELMRLYGIPRSRLLKILHRIAEEGWIERLPGNGWEFRAGLTSRAGYEQAYQFRAAIESQSLLLPSFRIDPKAFHAAREEQQAILDGGFERMSRTHLFQANSQFHEMLVGCSQNEFFVDAVRRVNRLRRLIEYRITVNRSRLPLQSQEHLHILDLIEAGDRQRAAEFLRVHILGASAIKSPQLI, via the coding sequence ATGTCCCGGCCCAGTCTCTCGCCCCAGATGACTGTCCGCATCATCGAGCACATCCGCGAGAACAATCTGGCCCGCGGCCACCATTTGCCGACCCAGACCCTGGCCGATGCGCTTCGGGTGTCCCGCGCCCCCATCGCCGCGGCCCTGAAGCGGCTGGAAGAGTTGAAGATCGTCCGATCCGAGCCTTATCGCGGCTATTTTCTGGCCAAGGACGCCAGCGAACTTTCCAAGGAGGACTCGCCTAGCCTATCCGACCAGGAGCCCGAGGACGAAGTCTATTTCCAGATCGCCGAGGACCGCCTGTCCCGCAAGCTGGCAGACCGTATCAGCGAGAACGAATTGATGCGGCTCTATGGCATCCCGCGCAGCCGCCTGCTCAAGATCCTCCACCGGATCGCGGAGGAAGGCTGGATCGAGCGGCTTCCAGGTAACGGCTGGGAATTCCGCGCCGGCCTGACGTCGCGGGCAGGTTATGAGCAGGCTTACCAGTTCCGCGCCGCCATCGAGTCGCAGTCCCTGCTGCTTCCCTCCTTCCGGATCGACCCGAAGGCGTTCCATGCCGCCCGCGAGGAGCAGCAGGCCATCCTGGACGGCGGCTTCGAGAGGATGTCGCGCACCCACCTCTTCCAGGCGAACTCGCAGTTCCACGAGATGCTCGTCGGTTGCTCGCAGAACGAGTTCTTCGTCGACGCAGTCCGGCGCGTGAACCGCCTGCGGCGCCTGATCGAGTACCGGATCACAGTCAACCGCAGCCGCCTGCCCCTGCAATCGCAAGAGCATCTCCACATTCTCGACTTGATTGAGGCCGGTGACCGGCAGAGGGCCGCCGAGTTCCTGCGCGTCCACATCCTGGGCGCCAGCGCGATCAAGAGCCCGCAACTGATCTGA
- a CDS encoding Bug family tripartite tricarboxylate transporter substrate binding protein, with protein MTLVASSAFAQQELKIIAPAGPGGGWDAAARSLQQVLTQTGAAKSVQVVNVTGAGGTIGLAQFVNTAKGDPSQLMVNGITMLGAILTNKSPVSLDQVTPVARLTGDPLVIVVPATSPIKSVKELADAVKADPAKVTWAGGSAGGADHMLAALFTKASGSDPAKVNYIAFSGGGEALAAMLGGKVTAGVSGYGEFESQIKAGKLRALAISFGQRVSGVDVPTLKEQGMDVEIVNWRAVMAGPDITAEQRKTLTDTIEKVVKSKEWAEILKARGWEDYYLAGEPFKAFIKEEQNRVGDILKSVGLVKS; from the coding sequence ATGACGCTCGTCGCGTCATCCGCCTTCGCGCAGCAGGAACTCAAGATCATCGCACCGGCCGGGCCCGGCGGCGGCTGGGATGCCGCCGCCCGCTCGCTTCAGCAGGTGCTGACGCAGACCGGAGCGGCCAAGAGCGTGCAGGTGGTCAATGTCACCGGCGCGGGCGGCACCATCGGGCTCGCTCAGTTCGTCAACACGGCCAAGGGCGATCCGAGCCAGCTCATGGTCAACGGCATCACCATGCTGGGCGCGATCCTGACCAACAAGTCGCCGGTCAGTCTAGATCAGGTCACCCCGGTCGCACGCCTGACAGGCGACCCGCTCGTGATCGTCGTGCCCGCCACCTCGCCGATCAAGTCGGTCAAGGAACTGGCCGATGCCGTGAAAGCCGATCCCGCCAAAGTGACCTGGGCTGGCGGCTCGGCGGGTGGCGCCGACCACATGCTGGCGGCCCTGTTCACGAAAGCCTCCGGCTCCGATCCGGCCAAGGTGAACTACATCGCCTTTTCGGGCGGCGGCGAGGCGCTCGCAGCGATGCTCGGCGGCAAGGTCACGGCGGGCGTGTCGGGCTACGGCGAGTTCGAGAGCCAGATCAAGGCCGGGAAGCTCCGGGCCCTTGCCATCTCGTTCGGCCAGCGCGTGAGCGGCGTCGACGTCCCGACCCTCAAGGAGCAGGGCATGGACGTCGAAATCGTGAACTGGCGCGCTGTCATGGCCGGCCCCGACATCACGGCCGAGCAGCGCAAGACGCTGACCGACACCATCGAGAAGGTCGTGAAGTCGAAGGAATGGGCCGAGATCCTCAAGGCACGCGGCTGGGAGGACTACTACCTCGCCGGAGAGCCGTTCAAGGCCTTCATCAAGGAGGAGCAGAACCGGGTCGGCGATATCCTGAAATCGGTCGGCCTCGTGAAGTCCTGA
- the cax gene encoding calcium/proton exchanger: MRDKTYPDAHVMAEGTLLKRIPFRPSLLWLLVLAPIVVILEHLGSVPAGVIFFCAALAIVPFAKLIVQGTEQVAAYTGATVGGLLNATFGNLPELIIAMAALRAGLLEMVRASLVGALLANLLVALGLSFLLGGLRHHGQDYNPNAVRTYSSTMVLAWISLALPSAFHRALEDEPHLGVHDTLDLFVALVLLGLYALFLLYALRTHPETFAELNAPAPDEETEEHPSFARGVATLLIASLGAAWMSEILVGAAEQAGRALGMSQMFMGVIVLALVGGAAECGSAVAMGRANRPDLSIGIALGSCVQIALFVAPVLVLVAPAMGQPQFRLVFSQAEMWMLFGAVLLGATVTTTGQSTWFRGAQLLALYLIIAAILYLLPAAV, encoded by the coding sequence ATGAGGGACAAAACTTATCCCGATGCTCACGTTATGGCCGAGGGCACCCTCCTCAAGCGGATCCCATTCCGGCCTTCGCTTTTGTGGCTCCTGGTTCTCGCGCCTATTGTGGTCATTCTCGAGCATCTCGGCAGCGTTCCTGCCGGCGTTATCTTTTTCTGTGCTGCCCTGGCCATTGTGCCATTTGCCAAACTCATCGTGCAGGGAACGGAACAGGTCGCCGCTTATACCGGAGCCACTGTGGGCGGCCTCCTTAACGCCACTTTTGGAAACCTGCCGGAGCTGATCATCGCCATGGCAGCCCTTCGGGCCGGTCTTCTGGAAATGGTGCGAGCTTCCCTCGTCGGTGCGCTCCTCGCCAACTTGCTGGTGGCGCTCGGCTTGTCTTTCCTGCTCGGCGGACTGCGCCATCATGGTCAGGACTACAATCCGAATGCTGTCCGCACCTATTCCTCGACGATGGTCCTGGCGTGGATCAGCCTGGCGCTGCCGAGTGCCTTCCATCGGGCCCTCGAGGACGAACCTCACTTGGGTGTCCATGACACCTTGGATCTTTTCGTCGCGTTAGTGCTGTTGGGATTGTATGCGCTTTTCCTGCTTTACGCCCTGAGAACCCATCCGGAAACATTTGCCGAGTTGAACGCACCGGCGCCGGATGAGGAAACTGAAGAGCATCCCAGTTTTGCCCGGGGCGTCGCGACGTTGCTGATCGCTTCCCTTGGCGCGGCTTGGATGAGCGAGATCCTGGTCGGCGCCGCCGAGCAAGCCGGTCGTGCACTGGGAATGTCGCAGATGTTTATGGGTGTGATCGTGCTTGCGCTCGTCGGCGGCGCGGCGGAGTGTGGCTCGGCGGTCGCCATGGGCCGGGCGAACCGTCCGGATCTCAGCATTGGAATCGCGTTGGGGAGTTGCGTCCAGATCGCCCTGTTCGTGGCCCCGGTCCTTGTCTTGGTCGCGCCGGCCATGGGACAGCCGCAGTTCCGGCTCGTGTTCTCACAGGCCGAGATGTGGATGCTGTTCGGGGCTGTGCTTCTCGGGGCGACCGTAACCACGACAGGCCAATCCACCTGGTTCAGAGGGGCGCAACTGCTCGCGCTCTACCTCATCATCGCCGCCATCCTGTACCTGCTTCCAGCTGCCGTATAG
- a CDS encoding Crp/Fnr family transcriptional regulator, translating to MHAAFEKEFHYSPLIRKLDSIFPLSADERQAVLDLPMQIAALKEDQDIVREGDRPGRSFQILSGLTCTYKMTGDGKRQIVAFGIPGDMPDIQSLHLKVLDLSVATLTPCSVGFVPHDALWDLCLRHPRLCAAFWRESLVEAAAFREWVLNVGRREAYPRMAHILCELLVRLRAVGLAEDHVCDLPITQAEFADALGITTVHVNRVLQQMRREGLIATKGSRVAVPDWEWLKAEGDFDPTYLHLQHSGAVQ from the coding sequence ATGCACGCTGCGTTCGAGAAAGAGTTCCACTACAGTCCGCTGATCCGCAAGCTCGACAGCATTTTCCCATTGTCCGCTGACGAACGCCAAGCTGTCCTCGACCTGCCGATGCAGATCGCGGCTCTCAAGGAGGATCAGGACATCGTGCGCGAAGGCGACCGCCCCGGCCGTTCATTCCAGATCCTGAGCGGTCTGACTTGTACTTACAAGATGACTGGCGACGGCAAGCGCCAGATCGTGGCGTTCGGCATTCCCGGCGACATGCCCGACATACAGTCGCTGCATCTGAAGGTGCTGGACCTCAGCGTGGCAACCCTGACCCCGTGCAGCGTCGGGTTCGTCCCGCATGACGCATTGTGGGATCTCTGCCTGCGCCATCCCCGGCTCTGCGCTGCCTTCTGGCGCGAGTCTCTCGTGGAGGCAGCGGCTTTTCGCGAGTGGGTCCTCAACGTCGGGCGGCGCGAAGCCTACCCCCGCATGGCGCATATCCTGTGTGAGCTGCTGGTGCGCCTGAGGGCGGTGGGACTCGCTGAGGATCATGTCTGCGATCTTCCGATTACTCAGGCGGAGTTCGCCGATGCACTGGGGATCACGACGGTGCATGTCAACCGGGTCCTCCAGCAGATGCGGCGCGAGGGTCTGATCGCGACCAAGGGCAGCCGTGTGGCCGTTCCTGATTGGGAATGGCTGAAGGCAGAAGGAGACTTCGACCCGACCTACCTCCATCTTCAGCATAGCGGAGCGGTTCAATGA
- a CDS encoding aminotransferase class III-fold pyridoxal phosphate-dependent enzyme, whose amino-acid sequence MSNTLWIRLGQVALAGAMMVSLAATASAGEVVIYNAPDSVNSALVAAFKAKHPNIDVKFVSGSTGPIAERAIAEKSKGERVIARVAEIGARLPVIRRARGKGALLAIEFDPARCGRKPGPDFAHEIVSCALEEGLSTTAKDAVSFGFSPPLTISDEELDDALARVEGIALKVASRHT is encoded by the coding sequence ATGTCTAACACCCTCTGGATCCGGCTCGGCCAAGTCGCGCTCGCAGGTGCCATGATGGTCTCGCTCGCAGCTACTGCATCTGCGGGCGAAGTTGTCATTTACAACGCGCCCGACAGCGTCAACTCTGCGTTGGTCGCGGCCTTCAAGGCTAAGCATCCCAATATCGATGTGAAGTTCGTCTCCGGATCGACCGGTCCGATTGCCGAGCGGGCCATTGCGGAGAAAAGCAAGGGGGAGCGCGTCATCGCACGAGTCGCGGAGATTGGCGCTCGCTTGCCTGTGATTAGGCGAGCTCGCGGCAAAGGCGCTCTCCTGGCGATCGAGTTCGATCCTGCCCGGTGCGGCCGCAAGCCCGGTCCCGATTTCGCACATGAGATTGTGTCCTGCGCTCTGGAGGAAGGTCTCTCGACCACTGCGAAGGATGCGGTCAGCTTCGGATTCTCACCACCATTAACCATATCGGACGAGGAGCTCGACGATGCGCTCGCTCGCGTCGAAGGCATTGCACTCAAGGTGGCGAGCCGGCACACATGA
- a CDS encoding LysR substrate-binding domain-containing protein, with translation MNFSQLSAFHAIAQHRTFSSAAQALGITQSAVTQNVKSLEDAVGTRLFHRSAAGVELTPGALDLLPHIRRVVLMLDDLDRRIGEGRNLSVGHLSLGLCAPYVAMPVLERFSQQYPGITLDIRLDNSRRLLELVTQHRVDTAIVTLGVPEPGLMCERLVEQKVLVLVHHQHPWWERVRVDVTEVAYEPFILREIGSMTRELFEGALRRHGITIRPRLVLGSREAMKEAVAAGIGLGIVLNQEVGSDPRLRGIEVDGLEASAAEYVVTRPDIAQHGAVREFILAAIGLSGRPMLN, from the coding sequence ATGAATTTCTCTCAATTGAGCGCTTTTCATGCCATCGCACAGCATCGCACTTTCTCTTCGGCGGCACAGGCACTCGGGATTACACAGTCGGCCGTCACTCAGAACGTCAAATCGCTGGAGGATGCGGTCGGAACCCGATTGTTCCACCGAAGTGCGGCCGGAGTCGAACTCACGCCGGGCGCGCTCGATCTGCTTCCGCATATCCGCCGAGTCGTCCTCATGCTCGACGATCTAGATCGGCGCATTGGTGAAGGGCGGAATCTTTCCGTTGGCCATCTATCGCTCGGCTTATGCGCTCCTTACGTGGCGATGCCAGTCCTCGAACGCTTCAGCCAGCAGTATCCAGGGATTACGCTCGATATCCGCCTCGACAACTCGCGACGTCTCCTTGAGTTGGTCACCCAGCATCGAGTCGATACAGCGATCGTGACGCTCGGCGTGCCGGAACCCGGCCTCATGTGCGAGCGGCTCGTCGAACAGAAAGTTCTCGTACTCGTTCACCACCAGCATCCCTGGTGGGAGCGAGTTCGCGTTGACGTGACCGAGGTTGCATACGAACCGTTTATCTTGCGTGAGATCGGGTCAATGACCCGCGAATTGTTCGAAGGCGCACTGCGCCGGCACGGCATCACCATTCGGCCTCGCTTGGTCCTCGGTAGCCGAGAAGCCATGAAGGAAGCGGTCGCGGCCGGAATTGGGCTCGGCATCGTTCTCAATCAGGAAGTTGGATCAGATCCCCGCTTGCGGGGCATCGAAGTTGATGGGCTCGAGGCCAGCGCTGCCGAATACGTTGTGACACGTCCGGATATCGCGCAGCATGGAGCGGTCAGGGAATTCATCTTGGCCGCTATCGGTTTATCAGGACGACCAATGTTGAATTGA
- a CDS encoding cupredoxin domain-containing protein: MRTALIIATLAVTFCGNASAATRLSVGTRVQPVDIVLSDFAFTPQNLRLHHGQVYQLRLMNRGSGAHNLAAPEFFAAAQINPGDGAAVSGGRIEVGKGETRTVTLTPVAAGRYGMTCTHFLHASFGMTGSITVD; the protein is encoded by the coding sequence ATGAGAACCGCGCTGATCATAGCGACCTTGGCGGTAACCTTCTGCGGGAACGCGTCTGCCGCAACGCGTCTGTCGGTAGGTACCCGGGTTCAGCCGGTCGATATCGTCCTGTCGGACTTTGCGTTCACGCCGCAGAACCTGCGCCTGCACCACGGACAGGTCTATCAGTTGCGCCTCATGAATCGGGGCTCAGGGGCGCACAATCTGGCTGCGCCGGAATTCTTCGCCGCCGCTCAGATCAACCCCGGTGATGGTGCCGCAGTCTCAGGGGGGCGGATCGAGGTCGGCAAGGGGGAAACTCGCACGGTGACACTCACGCCAGTCGCGGCAGGACGCTACGGCATGACCTGTACGCACTTTCTGCACGCCAGCTTCGGGATGACCGGAAGCATCACCGTCGACTGA